The proteins below are encoded in one region of Phaeodactylum tricornutum CCAP 1055/1 chromosome 3, complete sequence:
- a CDS encoding predicted protein, whose product FVKVGVVKEIEKGECKVAIVPDGAKRLLKQGVMVCVERGAGNRGDFSDSDYEKVGATVLNQAEEVYAAADVIVKIREPIMNTDTGKHEIDMVGKGKTLISFVGPRTDQGKLLMDKAKAAGVNLLAVDAIPRISRAQSLDVLSSQAKIAGYRAVIQAANHYQRFLNGEVTSAGSFEAAKVLVVGAGVAGLAAISTASSMGAIVKAFDTRLETKEQVESLGGEFLMLSFSSGDGGDSAGYAKVMSEDFYQKEMEMFFKQAKECDVIITTAAIPGRKAPVLIKQDAVDQMKPGSVVIDLAGSSGGNCELTKKDEIYVHKGVTIIGSDMTNQAMAWQASTMYSNNIVNLFGILCKEKRFNIDMKDTVIRGMTTVLDEEVTFPPPDSITKTNAGNGTKNDPIPQLRNETPKEPSIWSKRVFDLAPLGEFVGLVVIGAFFGIVAAYAPVVFTQQLGYFILAGFLGYYLIWNVEPALFSPLMSTSNALSGVVILGGILMVSTETGSPTSVLGCVATGVAAINVFGGFAVSYRMLLMFKKE is encoded by the coding sequence TTCGTTAAAGTTGGGGTGGtcaaagaaatcgaaaaaggagaatGCAAGGTCGCCATTGTCCCTGATGGTGCCAAACGCCTTCTCAAACAAGGCGTTATGGTATGCGTTGAACGCGGCGCTGGGAACAGAGGAGACTTCTCTGACTCAGACTACGAAAAAGTTGGCGCAACCGTTTTGAACCAGGCCGAAGAAGTCTATGCCGCGGCGGACGTCATAGTCAAAATCCGCGAACCTATCATGAACACAGATACGGGTAAACACGAAATCGATATGgttggaaaaggcaaaacACTGATTTCTTTCGTGGGGCCTCGAACGGACCAAGGGAAATTGCTCATGGACAAGGCCAAAGCTGCTGGTGTTAATTTGCTCGCCGTCGATGCAATCCCGCGTATTTCACGTGCTCAGAGTTTGGATGTACTGAGCTCACAAGCCAAAATTGCTGGATACCGTGCCGTAATTCAGGCTGCGAATCACTACCAACGATTCCTGAACGGCGAGGTGACCTCGGCTGGAAGCTTTGAAGCAGCTAAGGTGCTCGTAGTAGGCGCTGGGGTTGCGGGACTTGCAGCCATCAGCACGGCATCCAGTATGGGGGCAATCGTGAAAGCCTTCGATACCCGTTTGGAAACCAAAGAGCAAGTCGAATCACTTGGTGGGGAGTTTCTGATGCTCAGTTTTAGTAGCGGCGACGGTGGCGACTCTGCGGGGTACGCCAAGGTAATGAGCGAGGACTTCTACCAAAAAGAGATGGAAATGTTTTTCAAACAGGCTAAGGAATGTGATGTTATCATTACGACCGCAGCGATTCCGGGACGGAAGGCTCCCGTTTTGATTAAGCAGGATGCTGTCGATCAGATGAAACCTGGAAGCGTCGTTATTGATTTGGCCGGATCAAGCGGTGGAAATTGTGAGCTGACCAAAAAAGACGAGATTTACGTACACAAAGGCGTCACGATAATTGGTAGCGATATGACTAACCAAGCCATGGCTTGGCAAGCTTCCACGATGTACAGCAACAATATTGTCAACTTGTTTGGCATTTTATGCAAGGAAAAGAGGTTCAACATTGATATGAAGGATACCGTTATCCGTGGAATGACGACCGTTTTAGATGAAGAAGTAACTTTTCCGCCTCCTGATAGCATTACTAAGACGAATGCCGGCAACGGCACCAAAAATGACCCAATTCCTCAGCTTCGAAATGAAACACCAAAGGAACCTTCTATCTGGTCGAAGCGTGTGTTTGATTTGGCACCTCTTGGAGAATTTGTCGGACTGGTTGTTATCGGCGCCTTTTTCGGCATTGTTGCAGCATACGCACCTGTGGTCTTCACGCAGCAGTTGGGATATTTTATACTTGCAGGATTTCTCGGATATTACCTGATCTGGAACGTTGAACCAGCTCTTTTCAGCCCTCTGATGAGCACCAGCAACGCTTTGTCTGGTGTCGTAATTCTGGGTGGAATTCTTATGGTCAGTACCGAAACCGGCAGCCCTACGAGCGTCCTCGGTTGTGTGGCCACCGGTGTGGCAGCTATTAATGTCTTTGGTGGGTTTGCTGTTTCCTACCGAATGCTCTTGATGTTCAAGAAAGAATAG
- a CDS encoding predicted protein, whose product MNENPNKLVGAIDQGTSSTRFVVFTTKGRIAASSQMEHTQIFPESNAGWHEHDPVEIFRNTATCIQATLQALERKSYAVFLSAVGITNQRETTIAWNRVTGVPYYNAIVWDDTRTTGIAKAIAQGNSNRLRDQTGLPLASYFAGTKVKWLLDNVEALRKDLEDDAKSSEVCFGTIDSWLVYQLTGTKSNHDGAINSGGVFVTDATNASRWLFMDLAARVWDQTLVNAVCAPHRVPLSALPEICPSSHVYATCKGIEVGVPGLDKVPLAAILGDQQAALFGQTAFAPGEAKNTYGTGLFLMMNTGTKIVPSKHGLLTTVAYQIGQNAPVQYALEGSVSHSGSTIQWLRDQLQIIKDAPESETMARTCDSNQGLYFVPAFSGLFAPHWRSDARACIVGMTASHHRGHVCRAALEAAAYQTHEVFAAIEADSNVTLRTLNVDGGGTHNQLLMQFQADIIGVPVVKPAVMETTSMGAAFAAGLAVGIWQDQQEIKELWTAAQTFNPKMDVEERDSSLAGWRKAVSKSLDWVGEDQDAKKEDIWLLCPMNRNIF is encoded by the coding sequence gaaaatccCAACAAACTTGTGGGGGCCATCGACCAAGGCACTTCTTCTACTCGGTTTGTTGTATTTACCACAAAAGGCCGGATTGCGGCATCTTCGCAAATGGAACACACGCAGATATTTCCGGAATCAAACGCCGGATGGCACGAACACGACCCGGTCGAGATTTTCCGCAACACGGCAACCTGCATTCAAGCAACGCTGCAGGCGCTCGAACGGAAATCCTACGCGGTATTTCTTTCCGCTGTAGGCATTACCAATCAGCGGGAAACGACTATTGCGTGGAATCGAGTCACCGGGGTACCTTACTACAACGCCATTGTCTGGGACGATACAAGGACCACGGGTATTGCCAAAGCGATCGCTCAGGGTAACTCGAATCGCCTGCGAGATCAGACAGGCTTACCGTTGGCAAGTTACTTTGCAGGTACAAAAGTCAAGTGGTTATTGGACAACGTCGAAGCCTTAAGAAAGGACTTGGAAGACGATGCGAAGTCTAGCGAAGTTTGTTTCGGAACTATCGATTCCTGGTTGGTTTATCAACTTACTGGCACCAAATCTAATCACGACGGTGCAATTAACTCGGGAGGAGTCTTTGTGACGGACGCTACCAATGCATCCCGTTGGTTGTTTATGGACTTGGCAGCCCGTGTGTGGGATCAGACTTTGGTTAACGCCGTTTGTGCGCCGCATAGAGTTCCACTTTCGGCATTGCCGGAAATCTGCCCCAGTAGTCACGTTTACGCAACCTGTAAAGGAATCGAAGTAGGTGTTCCCGGTCTCGACAAAGTTCCCTTGGCAGCCATCTTGGGAGATCAACAGGCCGCTCTCTTTGGGCAGACTGCCTTTGCTCCAGGAGAAGCCAAGAATACCTATGGTACCGGTTTGTTCCTCATGATGAATACCGGGACTAAAATCGTTCCGTCTAAGCATGGTCTCTTGACCACTGTCGCTTACCAAATTGGGCAAAATGCCCCCGTTCAATACGCTCTTGAAGGCAGCGTCTCCCATTCGGGTAGCACTATTCAATGGCTCCGCGATCAGCTTCAAATCATAAAAGATGCGCCAGAATCTGAAACCATGGCGAGAACGTGTGACTCCAACCAAGGCTTGTATTTTGTACCGGCATTTTCGGGACTCTTCGCCCCGCATTGGCGTTCAGACGCTCGCGCGTGCATTGTGGGAATGACGGCTTCCCACCACAGGGGGCACGTGTGTCGGGCCGCCCTCGAAGCTGCAGCGTACCAAACTCACGAAGTCTTCGCCGCGATCGAAGCAGATTCTAACGTGACGTTGCGGACACTCAATGTGGATGGGGGCGGAACACACAATCAATTATTGATGCAGTTCCAAGCGGATATTATTGGTGTACCAGTGGTCAAACCTGCCGTTATGGAAACCACATCAATGGGTGCTGCGTTTGCCGCCGGTTTGGCAGTGGGAATCTGGCAGGATCAACAGGAAATCAAAGAATTATGGACTGCAGCTCAAACATTCAATCCAAAAATGGATGTTGAAGAACGAGACTCTTCCCTCGCGGGCTGGAGAAAGGCAGTTTCCAAAAGCCTCGATTGGGTAGGTGAAGACCAGGACGCAAAGAAAGAAGATATCTGGTTGCTATGTCCGATGAATCGGAACATATTTTAA
- a CDS encoding predicted protein, which yields VVGVTCFILCLMGLSKVSTSKMGMLYGIGGMIALIAAYWADTTYTYADGPWLVAASMAPGAILGLVSAYAVGMTGLPEMVGAYNGFGGLAAALTGIGTYLDPQATLSDSMLWVQGVALVLSIVIGMMTFTGSMVAVCKLHGWLASRPRVLPMRGLSNLIMLAVMIVFGALAFSGNQYWNDRGAGMGYILIVTVVAALYGFTSVMAIGGGDMPVSISFLNSLSGFSTSAAGFMLSNKALVVAGAFVGCSGLILTLVMCMAMNRSITNVLMGDFGEGSKSQQVVKTGDNNDEQGTVQEVSAEDVVDLLTAAKSVIIVPGYGMAVAKAQHSIADLTSRLRARGVNVRFAIHPVAGRMPGHMPVLLAEARVPYNITFSMDDINADFEKTDVVLILGANDIVNPAAQTNPTSPIAGMPVLEVWKAKHTIVMKRSLRTGYAGVDNPLFLKENNAMYLGDAKQSTDKLLKLL from the exons gtcgtcggtgtAACCTGCTTCATCCTCTGTCTCATGGGCCTTTCCAAG GTCAGCACTTCCAAAATGGGCATGCTGTACGGCATAGGCGGCATGATTGCTTTGATTGCCGCCTACTGGGCCGACACGACGTACACATACGCGGACGGTCCATGGTTGGTGGCTGCGAGTATGGCCCCCGGTGCTATACTCGGTCTCGTCAGCGCCTACGCCGTTGGCATGACCGGCTTGCCCGAAATGGTCGGCGCTTACAACGGATTCGGTGGACTCGCCGCCGCCTTGACCGGTATTGGAACCTATCTGGATCCTCAAGCAACGTTG TCAGATTCTATGTTGTGGGTCCAGGGAGTTGCTTTGGTGCTCTCCATTGTGATTGGTATGATGACCTTTACAGGAAGCATGGTGGCGGTGTGCAAGTTGCACGGATGGTTGGCGAGTCGACCCCGGGTTCTGCCTATGCGAGGTTTGTCGAACCTCATCATGCTGGCCGTCATGATCGTCTTTGGTGCTTTGGCCTTCTCGGGAAATCAGTACTGGAACGACCGCGGAGCCGGGATGGGATACATTCTTATAGTTACGGTGGTCGCGGCTCTTTACGGCTTCACCTCCGTCATG GCGATTGGAGGTGGCGACATGCCGGTCAGTATCAGTTTCCTAAACTCACTTTCTGGATTCAGTACGTCGGCTGCGGGATTTATGCTGTCCAATAAGGCGTTGGTTGTAGCTGGTGCCTTTGTTGGTTGCAGTGGCTTGATTTT GACACTTGTCATGTGCATGGCCATGAATCGAAGTATTACCAACGTACTCATGGGAGACTTTGGCGAAGGCAGCAAGTCGCAGCAAGTTGTGAAAACAggcgacaacaacgacgagcAAGGAACTGTCCAGGAAGTATCGGCCGAGGACGTTGTGGACCTTTTGACGGCCGCAAAATCTGTCATTATTGTTCCTGGATACGGAATGGCGGTCGCCAAAGCACAGCACTCGATCGCAGACCTCACATCTCGTCTCCGCGCTCGCGGTGTCAACGTACGCTTTGCGATTCATCCCGTCGCTGGACGAATGCCTGGTCACATGCCGGTGCTTCTGGCGGAAGCACGTGTACCTTACAACATTACATTCTCCATGGATGATATTAATGCCGACTTTGAGAAGACAGACGTCGTTTTGATACTTGGCGCGAACGATATTGTCAATCCAGCGGCTCAAACAAACCCTACAAGTCCTATCGCGGGTATGCCTGTCCTAGAGGTTTGGAAGGCCAAGCATACTATTGTTATGAAGCGCAGTTTACGAACTGGCTATGCTGGTGTCGACAATCCACTTTTcttgaaagaaaacaatgCCATGTATCTGGGAGATGCCAAACAAAGCACAGACAAGCTCCTCAAACTTCTC